The following DNA comes from Brassica rapa cultivar Chiifu-401-42 unplaced genomic scaffold, CAAS_Brap_v3.01 Scaffold0989, whole genome shotgun sequence.
gttattggaacgacgaagaagctgtcctattcccaaactgggaaactggaatcacctgattagaaagtgggataacttcttcatcccaactcctatgagattaattcaacttcctggtgattctccaccactttatgtatccaaatcaagctttttacaaagtgatccatcctggtgttattggaacgacgaagaagctgtcatattcccaaactgggaaactggaatcacctgattagaaagtgggataacttcttcatcttaactcctatgagattaattcaacttcctggtgattctccaccactttatgtatccaaatcaagcttcttacaaagtgattcatccttgtgttactggaacgacgaagaacctgtcctattcccaaactgggaaactggaatcacctgattagtgttgaactgaagagaagatggagcttgtacaatgatagggcaagctctagaagatgtccagaagagttcaatcaagcttcagaagtgttctgaagtagttatcttgtgaagataagtccaggagggacttagactgATCAGAAGAAGGAGGAAGAGTATTGGGCATAAATAGGGcgagtggtacggacaggagaTCCGTACCATCGACCGTACGACCACACCTCTCGACCACACATCCGGGAAACTCACCAGAAGctgtgcaaacttagggcgtTGGTTTCCAAGAGCAATCAGACGACCTTATCTTCTTTGTGACTGTTGGAAAGCAAGGGAAAGGAGAGAGGGCGTGGTCCAAGGACAGCCTGTCATGAGATGTAAAGGGAAAGCAAGTTGGACCATGAATCTAGACACATATGTGAGTAAAGGTTCATGGGAGCCTTAGCATAACCAATCAGGCAGCAGCTCCTCTCCACCAATCAGCTACCATCTCGTGCTCCCTTTGACCAGAAACAAGACTACATCCAAGCCATCCATTTCTCAAgtcatttctatccattagattaaGGGTTTATGATTGCAAAGTGTAAAAGCCTATATAAGGCATTGTTGTGAACGttttgtaactcctaagggagtaagggggatttcccctctccacttcataaatgataaacttgttcttgaatctcaaaccctaatctctaatctcttattctcctaatctctcagtctcttaatctttgttcctaagtctcttattctctcataaacactctcatcaatctctcttcataaatcacctagaacaagctctcatctttctccattggagtATTCACGCACACATACAACAAGAGAAGAGAACTCtacaaatctcatatggtatcagagccaggttcatcagaacctgagctgaagCTTCCGCAAGTCCACAGCTCACGCCTCAGCTCAAAACCAAACCATTGATGCTTTCCCATCCAGTTCAGTCCCTTatgaagaagaaggctgaaGCTTGGCGAGTTCCCTTGGTTCCTCATCCTGTTCTCTACCTGCTCAGATGGAGATTATCCTTGGAGGCAAAGGTGTATGGAGAGGCCTAACTAACCTGACTCCAAAGCTCCTTGTCCAAGAGAAGTTCCACATCAGGCTAAAAGAGTATGGTGCCAAGAGCTTGGCGCCTAGATGTTctgaagaaaggaggggtcttttGAGTTGATGGTACAAGATGgtggccatgaactgaaggagaaggaggTGGGTGATGATCTAGACTCTCAGTTCCAACAACAGTCATGGCCGTTTTCACAAAATGCAAAAGGAATCAACCTGGTTCCTTGTTGTAAGCAATTCTATAAACCATcttgataatgagcttgtgttgttgactggttgtgatgttgtgatgtgattgaaaacctgaggaCTGTTTAAAAGATtactaaatgaaataaaatgaatttagaatctgtcccaggatgcttaAAGAGCTTGGTTCCCTAGTAATCCTTTAAGTGTACTAGTTATACTAAGTTTACTAGCAGTTGTGTAAGCGCTTTAAAAGGACTAGTAATTTAACAGTATTACTAGGATTACTAGGTATGTTAATATGCTTATCTCCGGTTCATAatgatgcttgttgtgattgattgaatctgcttgcatacatggattgaaaccgaattgaaagctgttgcatatagtcttgtggctgtcttacattgaagcattagattcatgtctaaatgctgagtaaagaagctttaaaatgcctaagtagcttgcataaactgaaaaagaaaatgcttgtgcttagagagattgcttgcaaagatagaacttgaaaatgacttgttttaattcgttgcaatgcttgtgagattgggaatcaaacttgatgattaatcaaggattgatcccaatactcttgtgtcttatccttgctggagtttgagtggtgtttcaggttcacaagaagTGTTCTCTGCTCACCTCCTATCCAAGACAAGAGGAAGACTtgaaccattgtgtggagcaatgggaagatacttgtgtgtagaagctggtttaagaagcgcaggccacgaggttgttgagctcctggttcaagacatacaagcggaagaccaaccattgtgtggagcaatgggaaggttcttgtgtgtagaagccggtttaagaagcgcaggccacgaggttgttgagctcctggttcaagacacacaagaagaagaaggtcaccACCTAAGCCATGAGGAAGGCCGGTGATCTGAGGGTACTTGAAGCTAAAGGCAAAAGGGTGGATCAGTGATTTAAGCGCAGCTGTTAGGGTGATGTGCTCCTGGTCTTGAAGTTCATTGAGGCTCATTTCAAGCTTGGATCTCACCTATTCTCGGTCTCAAGCTTGCGGTgctaaatattcaaatgagcaACCTGAAGAGCTAAAGTTCAAGACCTGTTTCCTCCTTATCATTACAATAGAATGATAAAATGAAGCCTGTTGCCAACATTCTGTGGGAAGTCCACAGCCTGCTCCAAAGAGGGTAGAGAGGATGTTGTGACAATGGAGAGATGACTTGTTGTTCTGTCCATGGTGGTTCAGTCACCATAGCCTACACATCAGATGAGTGTAGAGAGGACAGTTGACATACAAAGAAGAGCATCACCAGGAGGGTGAGGCAATTTAAACCAAGACCATCTGGTCACGCATGGTAAAGACAGCTCTAGGAGGGAGAGGCTTATGGAGCCATTGCCTCACGGATGCTCCAAAGCTCTCCAAGGCTGCCGGTTCAAATGAAAGCTCAGCAGATGGTGAATCCGGTTCCAAATCCGTATCTGAGGAGAAGTGGGAACAAGAAGACCTCAAGGTCTTATCCATTCTCCATAGCTCAATGTCTCCATCCATCCTTGAAGCATACTCATACTGTGAGAGTGCTAAAGACCTTTGGAGTACACTTAACAAGATATATGGGTACATCTCCAACCTCTGTCGAGTATTTGAGATCAAGAAGTTCATCAACATCCTATCCCAAGAAGATGAGGAGTTCACTGTGCATCTAGGCAAGTTCAGAGCCCTTTGGTCTGAGCTAGAGATGCTTAGACCCCAATCTGTTGATCCGGAGGTGTTGattgaaagaagggagcaagacAAGGTGTTTTGCCTATTACTCGCCCTTAGCCCTGCCTACAGCGCCTTGATTCAACATATCTTGAGGTCTGAGAAGCTCCCAACACTTGAAGAAGTGTGTTCCCACGTCCAATAGGAACAATCGGTGTGAACATTGCAAGAGGGATGGGCACACCAAGGAGAGGTGTTGGATATTGAATCCAAGCCTCAAACCTGCCAAGTTCAAGTGAACCGTGCCCATGGAGGTTCAAGAGATCAGCTCGGATCTCTTGTTTGTAAGCAAACCTCCTAACccttagaaattgtctaagttgcttgccTCATTGGTCTTGAttaatatgtctcatggattgaacctgttgcattcatatagttaatgctttaggattgtgcattcatgtattgatgcatttaaaaataagCCTAAATTGTCAATGTATTGTTTAAATCTTGCATTGTCATTTTAGAGATTGAAACCTGCTTGTTCTGCCTTGATTGATTGGCTTGTTTCAAGGTTTATATTCtgctgtggcattggtgatcaaacaggataaattatcttggtttgatcccaatgggatgatctgatcttgcattgagttgtggtggtgttaggtacacaaggaaagtgatacatgtaactcgccaacAGCTAAGAATGTAGtgacaaaggtcttgtgccattgcatatcatcactaggacatgttagtccataatctacaggaagtgtagtgtgattgataatgcatgagagatggccattgcataataccattggacatatccaGTCCAAagactacaggaagtgtagcatgggtcattatgcaatgagaagtgtgttttgtgagactctctatggtgattcaaacaccctagttcctggttaaggaagagagtaaactcacaagaagaaagctatcatgaaagatgatagttattagaccatggagatgcataggatcatcacaagcttagctccttctagtttcggttctaagcttgagggggagtcttaatgcatatgatccatggtcagtaacaagtcttttgcaaaagcttctacaaggatcatcaaccggaccaagtcagtggcgtgtctaggcaagaggctgttcagagcagccttggcgagtgaagaggaaggctctccatcaatgcggcttcaatgagaggtgattgaggagaagctgatgaatccattctgcctttccaagaagttgatgatgccatgaagatggtgcattgagagagtttggaaactcacaaaaacacaagggaagttcccttagacttttaaaactcttttcaatctatttcattcatcttattcattgcttgtgcttgaaaagatacttaagatgattatgattgaattgtgagattgtgtgcatcaagtgtgatgcaggatattcattttcttgtttttgataggtactgatgcacctttgggataatgtatcaggtaccattgcttgagcctcactaaagatgttcctggtcagttcctagcttctctaagatggctgagaagtctgttgagagggggagatccaaaccagttctatgaagagggcaagccgtgtgtgaagtgttgatcagcctcactagtgttttgaagatgatctggtcgtgtcctagcttctctaagatggctgtgaagtcagttgagagggggagacttcaaaccggttccatgaagaggtgaagctgaagtgtgaagtgtgcgcaaagctgtgaagagttgctgcacctgttaggccgtgatccagagcttcttgtgtccaaccacactggttctaaggcacaagagttcactggccaatccctaggctttggagagctctactctttttcccttacaaggttttgtcccaatgggttttccttgtaaggtttttaatgagggagactcttcagagttccaagcttggcttaggatctcctaaagtcaagcttgagggggagtgttgaactgaagagaagatggagcttgtacaatgatagggcaagctctagaagatgtccagaagagttcaatcaagcttcagaagtgttctgaagtagttatcttgtgaagataagtccaggagggacttagactgATCAGAAGAAGGAGGAAGAGTATTGGGCATAAATAGGGcgagtggtacggacaggagaTCCGTACCATCGACCGTACGACCACACCTCTCGACCACACATCCGGGAAACTCACCAGAAGctgtgcaaacttagggcgtTGGTTTCCAAGAGCAATCAGACGACCTTATCTTCTTTGTGACTGTTGGAAAGCAAGGGAAAGGAGAGAGGGCGTGGTCCAAGGACAGCCTGTCATGAGATGTAAAGGGAAAGCAAGTTGGACCATGAATCTAGACACATATGTGAGTAAAGGTTCATGGGAGCCTTAGCATAACCAATCAGGCAGCAGCTCCTCTCCACCAATCAGCTACCATCTCGTGCTCCCTTTGACCAGAAACAAGACTACATCCAAGCCATCCATTTCTCAAgtcatttctatccattagattaaGGGTTTATGATTGCAAAGTGTAAAAGCCTATATAAGGCATTGTTGTGAACGttttgtaactcctaagggagtaagggggatttcccctctccacttcataaatgataaacttgttcttgaatctcaaaccctaatctctaatctcttattctcctaattctcagtctcttaatctttgttcctaagtctcttattctctcataaacactctcatcaatctctcttcataaatcacctagaacaagctctcatctttctccattggagtATTCACGCACACATACAACAAGAGAAGAGAACTCTACAAATCTCataattagaaagtgggataacttcttcatcccaactcctatgagatttattcaacttcctggtgattctccaacactttatgtatccaaatcaagcttcttacaaagtgatttatcctggtttgattggaacgacgaagaagctgtcctattcccaaactgggaaactggaatcacctgattagaaagtgggataacttcttcatcccaactcctatgagatttattcaacttcctggtgattctccaacactttatgtatccaaatcaagcttcttacagagtgattcatcctggtttgattggaacgacgaagaagctgtcctattcccaaactgggaaactggaatcacctgattagaaagtgggataacttcttcatccaactcctatgagatttattcaacttcctggtgattctccaacactttatgtatccaaatcaagcttcttacaaagtgattcatcctggtttgattggaacgacgaagaagctgtcctattcccaaactgggaaactggaatcacctgattagaaagtgggataacttcttcatcccaactcttatgagacttattcaacttcctggtgattctccaacactttatgtatccaaatcaagcttcttacaaagtgattcagcttggtttgattggaacgacgaagaagctgtcctattcccaaactgggaaactggaatcacctgattagaaagtgggataacttcttcatcccaactcctatgagattattcaacttcctgatgtttctccaccattttatgtatccaaatcaagcttcttacaaagtgattcatcctggtttgattggaacgacgaagaagctgtcctattcccaaactgggaaactggaatcacctgattagaaagtgggataacttcttcatcccaactcctatgagatttattcaacttcctggtgattctccaacactttatgtatccaaatcaagcttcttacaaagtgattcatcctggtttgattggaacgacgaagaagctgtcctattcccaaactgggaaactggaatcacctgattagaaagtgggataacttcttcatcccaactcctatgagatttattcaacttcctggtgattctccacactttatgtatccaaatcaagcttcttacaaagtgattcatcctggtttgattggaacgacgaagaagctgtcctattcccaaactgggaaactggaatcacctgattagaaagtgggataacttcttcatcccaactcctatgagatttattcaacttcctggtgattctccaccactttatgtatccaaatcaagcttcttacaaagtgattcatcctggtttgattggaacgacgaagaagctgtcctattcccaaactgggaaactggaatcacctgattagaaagtgggataacttcttcatcccaactcctatgagatttattcaacttcctggtgattctccaacactttatgtatccaaatcaagcttcttacaaagtgattcatcctggtttgattggaacgacgaagaagctgtcctattcccaaactgggaaactggaatcacctgattagaaagtgggataacttcttcatcccaactcctatgagatttattcaacttcctggtgattctccaacactttatgtatccaaatcaagcttcttacaaagtgattcatcctggtttgattggaacgacgaagaagctgtcctattcccaaactgggaaactggaatcacctgattagaaagtgggataacttcttcatcccaactcctatgagatttattcaacttcctggtgattctccaacactttatgtatccaaatcaagcttcttacaaagtgattcatcctggtttgattggaacgacgaagaagctgtcctattcccaaactgggaaactggaatcacctgattagaaagtgggataacttcttcatcccaactcctatgagatttattcaacttcctggtgattctccaacactttatgtatccaaatcaagcttcttacaaagtgattcatcctggtttgattggaacgacgaagaagctgtcctattcccaaactgggaaactggaatcacctgattagaaagtgggataacttcttcatcccaactcctatgagatttattcaacttcctggtgattctccaccactttatgtatccaaatcaagcttcttacaaagtgattcatcctggtttgattggaacgacgaagaagctgtcctattcccaaactgggaaactggaatcacctgattagaaagtgggataacttcttcatcccaactcctatgagatttattcaacttcctggtgattctccaaccactttatgtatccaaatcaagcttcttacaaagtgattcatcctggtttgattggaacgacgaagaagctgtcctattcccaaactgggaaactggaatcacctgattagaaagtgggataacttcttcatcccaactcctatgagatttattcaacttcctggtgattctccaccactttatgtatccaaatcaagcttcttacaaagtgattcatcctggtttgattggaacgacgaagaagctgtcctattcccaaactgggaaa
Coding sequences within:
- the LOC117131492 gene encoding uncharacterized protein LOC117131492; translated protein: MVQDGGHELKEKEVGDDLDSQFQQQSWPFSQNAKGINLVPCCSQEVFSAHLLSKTRGRLEPLCGAMGRYLCVEAGLRSAGHEVVELLVQDIQAEDQPLCGAMGRFLCVEAGLRSAGHEVVELLVQDTQEEEGHHLSHEEGR
- the LOC117131491 gene encoding uncharacterized protein LOC117131491 encodes the protein MVKTALGGRGLWSHCLTDAPKLSKAAGSNESSADGESGSKSVSEEKWEQEDLKVLSILHSSMSPSILEAYSYCESAKDLWSTLNKIYGYISNLCRVFEIKKFINILSQEDEEFTVHLGKFRALWSELEMLRPQSVDPEVLIERREQDKVFCLLLAHQGEVLDIESKPQTCQVQVNRAHGGSRDQLGSLVCKQTS